In Fusarium oxysporum f. sp. lycopersici 4287 chromosome 2, whole genome shotgun sequence, a genomic segment contains:
- a CDS encoding murein transglycosylase — protein MPSINSLLTMALAGSASAAFQGFNYGATFTDGRVKAQSDFENEFKTAAGLEGTSGAFTSARLYTMIQGGSINQPISAIPAAIKTKTSLLFGLWASGDGFANEIAALKNTVDQYCGQLDDLVAGISVGNEDLYRISPTGIKANENPGTNPDVLVDYIKQTRAAIKGTCLESVPIGHVDTWTAYANASNNAVIEACDWLGMDAYPYFEDTKNNPISEGANLFKAAWNEVKAVAKGKEIWVTETGWPVSGKTYGKAVPSTKNARTFYEDVGCPMFGDINVWWYTLQDSAPQTPNPSFGVIGTELTEKPLYDLSCDEKSKKGTLVSRSNDASGNVEHRFVSPSFATGNYTNGTVPVVPGTPTSLVPTPSSTSGKGGSAATPLPGSGAQQLNSMGAAAVAFLLAAALL, from the coding sequence ATGCCTTCCATCAACAGTCTCCTCACAATGGCCCTCGCAGGCTCGGCCAGCGCTGCGTTCCAGGGTTTCAACTATGGCGCGACCTTCACAGATGGCAGAGTGAAGGCTCAGTCCGATTTTGAGAACGAGTTCAAGACCGCCGCTGGCCTCGAGGGCACCAGTGGCGCCTTCACCAGCGCTCGCCTCTACACCATGATCCAGGGTGGCTCAATCAACCAGCCCATCTCTGCTATTCCTGCTGctatcaagaccaagaccagccTGCTCTTTGGTCTCTGGGCTTCTGGTGACGGCTTCGCCAACGAGATCGCCGCTCTTAAGAACACCGTCGATCAATACTGTGGACAACTCGATGACCTTGTCGCTGGTATTTCTGTCGGAAATGAGGATCTCTACCGTATCTCTCCCACTGGTATCAAGGCCAATGAGAACCCTGGTACCAATCCTGACGTCCTGGTCGACTACATCAAGCAGACTCGTGCTGCTATCAAGGGTACTTGCCTTGAGTCTGTCCCCATCGGCCACGTCGATACATGGACTGCATATGCCAATGCTTCCAACAATGCTGTCATTGAGGCCTGTGACTGGCTTGGCATGGATGCTTATCCCTACTTCGAAGATACCAAGAACAACCCCATCTCAGAGGGTGCAAACCTCTTTAAGGCTGCCTGGAATGAGGTCAAGGCTGTTGCTAAGGGCAAGGAGATATGGGTCACTGAGACCGGATGGCCCGTCAGCGGCAAGACATATGGCAAGGCCGTTCCCTCTACCAAGAATGCTCGCACCTTCTACGAGGATGTCGGTTGCCCTATGTTTGGAGATATCAATGTCTGGTGGTACACACTCCAGGACTCTGCTCCTCAGACCCCTAACCCCAGCTTTGGCGTCATTGGTACCGAGTTGACCGAGAAGCCCCTTTACGACCTCAgctgtgatgagaagagcaagaagggAACTCTGGTTAGCCGCAGCAACGATGCGTCTGGCAACGTTGAGCACCGCTTCGTCAGCCCTTCTTTCGCAACTGGTAACTATACCAACGGAACTGTGCCTGTCGTGCCTGGCACTCCCACTTCTCTTGTGCCAACTCCCTCTTCTACCTCCGGCAAAGGCGGTTCTGCCGCAACTCCTTTGCCCGGCAGCGGTGCTCAGCAGCTCAACTCAATgggtgctgctgctgtcgcaTTCCTTCTTGCCGCTGCTCTGTTGTAA
- a CDS encoding major histocompatibility complex, class I: MALTRRSVVCSAVCLALLVGLVYAGHDHEHVETVNNVNIDNMSLEELDTQLQTCPIVEQLNAAKHAHHAAAPSSMTSRLFAVLFPGSPAVNALLATLYISGPPNFLLALCPTNIDPASLSVMVAFAVGGLLGDTLFHLLPEIFVGEDHDEAVKFVLVEPNRNLVLGLGILVGFMTFVAMDKGLRIATGGAGHDHSHGHGDAHAHSHGEDKAVSSGVDATDNLVKSRKKGNEDKGAVVANAVEKPEKEINPSVKLGGYLNLIADFTHNITDGLAMSASFYASPTIGATTTVAVFFHEIPHEVGDFALLIQSGFSKRAAMGSQFITALGALLGTLIGIAIQEFGSPSSDVPMGRNEGIWGTSLTWGDMLLPFTAGTFLYVGTVAVIPELLETGPNKAKELKNMLIQFSAVAIGAGIMLYISWHD, from the exons ATGGCGCTCACTCGTAGGAGCGTCGTTTGCTCGGCTGTCTGCCTTGCACTCCTTGTCGGCCTTGTATACGCGGGCCATGATCACGAACATGTTGAGACTGTGAACAATGTCAATATTGACAACATGAGTCTCGAGGAGCTCGACACTCAACTCCAG ACCTGCCCAATTGTCGAGCAGCTCAATGCTGCAAAGCATGCTCACCATGCCGCTGCCCCCTCGTCGATGACCTCGCGCCTCTTCGCCGTTCTCTTCCCTGGTTCACCCGCCGTAAACGCCCTCCTTGCGACCCTCTACATCTCCGGCCCCCCCAACTTCCTTCTCGCCCTCTGCCCGACCAACATTGATCCTGCCTCTCTTTCCGTCATGGTTGCTTTTGCTGTGGGTGGTCTTCTCGGTGACACTCTATTCCACCTTCTCCCTGAGATCTTTGTTGGCGAGGACCAtgatgaggctgtcaagTTCGTACTTGTCGAGCCTAACCGTAACCTTGTGCTTGGATTAGGTATCTTGGTGGGCTTTATGACATTCGTCGCTATGGATAAGGGTCTACGAATTGCTACAGGTGGAGCTGGCCATGATCACTCCCACGGACATGGTGATGCGCACGCTCATTCTCATGGTGAGGATAAGGCTGTTTCTTCCGGTGTTGATGCTACGGATAACCTTGTCAAGTCTCGCAAGAAGGGTAATGAGGACAAGGGTGCTGTTGTTGCCAatgctgttgagaagcctGAGAAGGAAATCAACCCTAGCGTCAAGCTGGGCGGCTACTTGAACCTAAT TGCCGACTTTACACACAACATCACCGATGGCCTGGCTATGTCTGCCAGTTTCTATGCCTCGCCTACCATTGGGGCTACCACTACTGTAGCAGTCTTCTTCCACGAGATCCCTCACGAGGTTGGCGATTtcgctcttctcatccagtCCGGCTTTTCCAAGCGAGCTGCTATGGGCTCGCAATTTATCACTGCCTTGGGTGCTCTCCTTGGTACTCTCATTGGTATTGCTATTCAGGAGTTCGGTAGCCCTAGCAGTGACGTCCCCATGGGCCGTAACGAGGGTATCTGGGGAACTAGCCTG ACCTGGGGCGATATGCTTCTTCCCTTCACTGCTGGTACATTCCTCTACGTTGGAACCGTTGCCGTCATCcctgagcttcttgagacTGGTCCTAACAAGGCTAAGGAGCTGAAGAACATGCTCATTCAGTTCTCGGCCGTGGCTATTGGCGCTGGTATTATGTTGTACATTTCGTGGCACGACTAG
- a CDS encoding hypothetical protein (At least one base has a quality score < 10), whose translation MEAQEFREAAKAAIDEMTDYTENVAEYRVVSNVKPGYLRPLLPSSPPTDPEPWSAIHQDIESKILPGITHWSSPRFMAFFPCASSYPAALAEIYSNAFNGAHFNWICSPAVTELETIVMDWLAQALGLPECFLSGGSTHGGGVIHGSISESLIVNMAAARDRYLASVTAHLPPGSEEKEEALWNLRSRLVALGSSGTHSSTKKVAQVLGVRFATIPVSEAGGFSLRGEALAATVENLRARGLEPFFLTATLGTTDVCAVDDFEGIAQALKPTFDTSRDIWVHIDAAYAGAALVLEEYQHLAKAFSSFHSISFSPHKWFLTTFDCTAVWVRHRSWLVQALSIKPPYLRNQFSDDELVTDYRDWQIPLGRRFRSLKLWFVMRSYGISGLQKHIRNGVDLAESLEDKIESRRDIFSVFTPARFGLITIRINGESEQQINDRTEAVYEVINAAGEFYLTATVVNDKLLFVLLKSSILDQRPSELDP comes from the exons ATGGAAGCTCAGGAATTCCGTGAGGCTGCCAAGGCGGCAATTGACGAGA TGACCGACTACACCGAAAATGTCGCCGAATACCGCGTTGTCTCGAATGTTAAACCGGGGTACCTACGCCCTCTGCTACCCTCCTCTCCGCCAACAGACCCAGAACCGTGGTCCGCCATCCACCAAGACATCGAGTCCAAGATCCTCCCAGGCATTACTCACTGGAGTAGTCCTCGCTTCATGGCATTCTTCCCATGTGCGAGCAGCTATCCAGCCGCTCTGGCAGAGATATATTCCAATGCCTTCAACGGGGCACACTTCAACTGGATCTGCAGCCCTGCTGTTACGGAGCTCGAGACTATAGTTATGGACTGGCTGGCCCAGGCATTGGGCTTGCCTGAGTGTTTCCTCAGTGGGGGTTCTACACATGGTGGCGGCGTGATTCATGGGAGTATCAGTGAGAGTCTTATTGTCAACatggctgctgcgagagatAGGTATCTCGCTTCTGTGACAGCCCATCTCCCTCCTGGCagtgaagagaaggaggaagcACTTTGGAATCTTCGAAGCAGGCTGGTGGCCCTTGGAAGCTCAGGCACACACTCGAGCACTAAAAAGGTCGCTCAAGTTCTTGGTGTTCGCTTTGCTACCATCCCAGTATCCGAGGCTGGTGGCTTCTCTCTCCGAGGCGAGGCCCTCGCTGCTACTGTTGAGAATCTCCGAGCCCGTGGTCTTGAACCATTCTTCCTCACTGCCACTCTTGGCACCACCGATGTCTGCGCTGTGGATGATTTCGAGGGTATTGCCCAAGCTCTCAAGCCAACCTTCGATACGTCACGGGACATCTGGGTTCACATCGACGCCGCGTACGCTGGTGCAGCACTTGTTCTAGAAGAATACCAACACTTGGCCAAAGCCTTTTCGTCATTCCATTCCATTAGCTTCAGCCCTCATAAGTGGTTTCTTACCACATTCGACTGTACAGCCGTCTGGGTCCGTCATCGATCTTGGCTTGTCCAGGCTCTGAGCATCAAGCCTCCTTATCTGCGAAATCAATTCAGCGACGACGAGTTAGTCACCGACTATCGCGACTGGCAGATTCCCCTAGGGCGGCGGTTTCGTTCCTTGAAACTCTGGTTCGTCATGCGAAGTTATGGTATCAGTGGCCTTCAGAAGCATATCCGCAATGGTGTCGACCTGGCGGAAAGTCTCGAAGACAAGATAGAATCTCGTCGGGACATCTTCTCTGTTTTCACGCCAGCTCGGTTCGGTCTAATTACAATCCGTATCAATGGCGAGTCAGAGCAACAGATTAACGACCGCACTGAGGCAGTGTATGAGGTCATTAACGCTGCGGGAGAGTTCTACCTCACTGCCACCGTTGTAAATGACAAGTTGCTATTCGT TTTGTTGAAGTCCTCGATACTAGACCAAAGACCTTCAGAACTAGACCCCTAG
- a CDS encoding lysophospholipase NTE1 (At least one base has a quality score < 10) — MASDPSNAAQMAGDVAETVAYALSSSSPSIVSTMPAVTAHEPYTWFGLFGWLIWFLLHITSTILYWVIRIATINVPSFLFHLFSTSWTVTMNATTLMFIMAAVVSAVSWVVRYRILNMYSRLPPEPQRKEPDIDLFPDTHEGGTKSGLANYLDEFLSAIKIFGYLERPVFHELTRSMQTRKLIAGETINLEEEKGFCIVVDGLVEIFVKSNRSPRAAAASRGRLDLDSSDEDDIAPGQQTYQLLTEVRNGAPMSSLFSIMSLFTEDVRLRPNDDQEDSSLHPAKSSGLRHPTFEKPHLRRVPSDVNMSMPGTPQSRNDMEADEKKPEGLGVSGLETDQAAIPAMSLDGDTPPPTRPPLPTRATSGSAHPDIIARATVDTTIAIIPASAFRRLIKIYPKATAHIVHVILSRFQRVTLAQAFNYLGLTSEVLQTEKSMIKYTVCQLPNILRGDALERLKEKFKRERERTDEDDDTKGIALHNSASTHRRRSSTTLRKEAMLQSMTKLRTTSVVTSTIAPPRERTSPHTPSPGDLLSNIQLARGTSRISPADQRSVSGASMRHQGANPKDDRFFNDPFDSRRLGRMTMDPRETVDEDNLFRASILECMFKSLGLDANGSASREPESMEGSPRLVSFDHRRSKFYSQNNAFGFMPPYDGSVDGETESVTSGGTALHASVSAQGLASDMKDEVEIVFFPKGSVLVEQGERNPGLYYVVDGFLDIGTTGEADAHNILQSNGFGSSQPAPPSPDPSEMGSFPNLARTEAARDQAETQQSTSKKPRRSIALVKPGGLAGYIGSVSSYRSFIDVVAKTDVYVGFLPRASLERIVDRYPIVLLTMAKRLTNILPRLILHIDFALEWVQVNAGQVLFHEGDESEAIYIVLNGRLRLVQERKGGSGGVTALAEFGQGDSVGELEVLTETARPGTLHAIRDTELVKFPRTLFNSLAQEHPNITIKISKIIASRMRAIVDETSKFSYKDASTNPKTLMRKSNMNLRTVAILPVTAGVPVVEFGNRLMNALAQVGPANGATSLNQAAILNHLGKHAFNKMGKLRLSQYLADLEEKYGLVVYVADTNVNSPWTQTCITQADSILLVGLAEGSPAIGEYERFMLGMKSTARKVLVLLHAERYSRPGLTRAWLQNRMWINGGHCHIQMAFRTNEMPVHAPKKLGQALKERVQVLQAEIQKYTSRKVHHTPYYSPDSPYKGDFHRLARRLCGKSIGLVLGGGGARGITQIGIIRAMEEAGIPIDLVGGTSIGAFVGALYARHADVVPMFGFAKKFAGRMASLWRFALDLTYPSASYTTGHEFNRGIFKALGDTQMEDFWLEYYCNTTNISKSRAEFHTSGYAWRYIRASMSLAGLLPPLCDEGSMLLDGGYIDNLTVSHMKGLGVDIIFAIDVGALDDDTPQTYGDSLSGAWAFVNRWNPFSSHPNPPTLAEIQGRLAYVSSVDALERAKTMAGCIYMRPPIDDYGTLDFHKFDELYQLGYKYGQEFFNKMKEQGVLPLVEETEAKKALRRTMAPRRASI; from the exons ATGGCATCTGATCCATCAAATGCCGCCCAAATGGCCGGCGACGTCGCTGAGACTGTCGCCTATGCCCTCAGCAGCTCCTCTCCCTCTATCGTGAGCACCATGCCTGCTGTCACCGCCCATGAGCCTTACACATGGTTTGGCCTCTTTGGGTGGCTGATATGGTTTCTTCTTCACATCACTTCCACAATTCTATATTGGGTCATTCGAATTGCGACTATCAATGTCCCTTCCTTTTTATTCCACTTGTTCTCTACAAGCTGGACTGTCACCATGAACGCTACTACACT GATGTTTATCATGGCAGCGGTCGTGTCGGCCGTCAGTTGGGTTGTCAGGTATCGCATCCTGAACATGTACTCCCGTCTGCCTCCAGAGCCACAGCGCAAAGAACCGGACATCGATCTCTTTCCAGACACTCACGAAGGTGGTACTAAGTCTGGGTTGGCAAACTACCTAGATGAGTTCTTGAGTGCTATCAAGATCTTCGGTTACCTGGAACGGCCCGTCTTCCATGAGTTGACTCGAAGCATGCAAACGAGGAAGCTCATTGCTGGCGAGACCATCAAcctcgaagaagaaaaaggcttCTGTATCGTCGTCGATGGTTTGGTAGAGATCTTTGTTAAATCAAACCGGAGCCCGCgcgcagcagcagcctctcGGGGACGTCTTGACCTGGACTCGTCAGATGAGGACGATATCGCTCCTGGTCAACAGACATACCAGCTTCTGACAGAAGTTCGGAATGGTGCACCTATGTCATCCTTGTTctccatcatgtctttgtTCACAGAGGATGTTAGGCTACGGCCTAACGATGATCAGGAGGACTCTTCTTTGCATCCTGCCAAAAGCAGCGGCCTTAGACACCCGACCTTCGAGAAGCCTCATCTTCGACGTGTTCCTTCGGATGTCAACATGTCCATGCCGGGCACACCTCAGTCCCGGAATGATATGGAGGCGGATGAGAAGAAACCCGAaggtcttggtgtttctggCTTGGAAACTGATCAGGCTGCGATTCCTGCCATGTCACTGGATGGCGATACACCTCCACCTACTAGGCCGCCCTTGCCAACAAGGGCAACATCTGGCTCGGCTCACCCAGACATCATCGCTCGTGCTACGGTTGATACAACAATTGCCATTATCCCAGCAAGTGCATTTAGAAGGCTCATCAAGATCTACCCAAAGGCAACCGCACACATTGTCCATGTTATTCTCTCAAGATTCCAAAGAGTCACGCTTGCGCAAGCATTCAACTATCTCGGCTTGACTAGCGAAGTACTGCAGACAGAGAAAAGTATGATCAAGTATACGGTTTGCCAGCTCCCCAATATTCTGCGGGGTGATGCTCTAGAACGcctcaaggagaagttcAAGCGTGAGAGGGAACGTAcagacgaagatgatgacacGAAGGGTATTGCACTGCACAACTCGGCCTCAACTCATCGGCGAAGGTCAAGCACAACTCTTCGGAAAGAGGCTATGCTGCAATCAATGACCAAACTGCGGACGACTTCGGTTGTCACAAGCACCATTGCACCACCTCGCGAAAGAACTTCTCCCCATACTCCGAGCCCTGGAGATCTGCTGTCTAATATCCAGTTAGCTCGAGGGACTTCGCGTATCTCACCGGCGGATCAACGATCCGTGTCCGGGGCCTCGATGAGACACCAGGGCGCGAATCCAAAGGATGATAGATTTTTCAATGATCCCTTTGATTCAAGGAGGCTTGGTCGCATGACGATGGATCCACGAGAAACTGTGGATGAAGACAATCTCTTCCGTGCTTCTATTTTGGAGTGCATGTTTAAGTCACTTGGGCTTGATGCCAATGGGAGTGCGTCCCGCGAGCCCGAGTCCATGGAAGGCTCTCCCAGATTGGTGTCGTTCGACCATCGACGATCAAAGTTTTACAGCCAAAACAACGCATTCGGTTTCATGCCTCCTTACGATGGCTCTGTTGACGGCGAGACTGAGTCGGTGACTTCTGGAGGAACCGCTTTGCATGCTTCTGTGAGCGCTCAGGGCCTTGCGAGCGACAtgaaggatgaggttgagatcGTCTTCTTCCCCAAAGGCTCTGTTCTTGTAGAGCAAGGAGAACGAAACCCTGGTTTGTACTATGTCGTCGATGGATTCTTGGACATTGGTACGACTGGTGAGGCAGATGCTCACAACATCTTACAATCTAATGGATTTGGTTCATCTCAGCCAGCTCCTCCATCCCCAGATCCTTCTGAAATGGGTTCTTTTCCCAATCTGGCTCGCACCGAAGCTGCAAGAGATCAGGCTGAGACGCAGCAATCAACATCGAAGAAGCCTCGTCGCAGCATTGCCTTGGTCAAACCTGGTGGACTTGCTGGTTACATCGGAAGTGTGTCTTCATACCGGTCTTTCATCGATGTTGTTGCAAAGACGGATGTCTATGTAGGCTTCTTGCCTCGCGCTTCGCTGGAGCGGATCGTTGACCGCTATCCGATTGTTCTTCTCACTATGGCCAAGAGGCTGACCAACATCTTGCCCCGCCTGATTTTACATATTGACTTTGCTCTGGAATGGGTTCAAGTCAACGCAGGGCAGGTGCTATTTCACGAAGGTGATGAAAGTGAGGCGATTTATATCGTCCTGAACGGTCGCCTTCGTTTGGTTCAGGAGCGAAAGGGCGGCAGTGGCGGCGTAACGGCTCTGGCCGAATTCGGACAAGGTGACAGTGTCGGTGAGCTGGAGGTGCTTACAGAAACTGCCCGTCCAGGGACTCTGCACGCTATTCGAGATACGGAGTTGGTGAAATTCCCCCGAACActcttcaacagcttggCACAGGAGCACCCGAATATCACCATCAAGATTTCAAAGATCATTGCATCACGGATGAGGGCAATCGTTGATGAGACCTCCAAGTTCTCGTACAAGGATGCCAGCACCAACCCAAAAACTTTGATGCGCAAGTCCAATATGAATCTACGAACTGTAGCGATTTTGCCTGTTACCGCAGGTGTACCTGTTGTCGAGTTTGGAAACCGCCTCATGAATGCCCTGGCGCAAGTCGGCCCAGCTAATGGGGCCACATCCCTCAACCAGGCTGCCATTCTTAACCATCTTGGCAAGCATGCTTTCAACAAGATGGGAAAGCTCAGGCTTTCTCAATATCTTGCCGATCTGGAAGAGAAGTACGGCCTGGTTGTCTATGTTGCAG ATACGAACGTCAACTCGCCATGGACACAGACTTGTATCACGCAAGCTGACAGCATCCTTTTGGTTGGTCTTGCCGAAGGATCACCAGCTATTGGCGAATACGAACGCTTTATGCTTGGCATGAAATCTACCGCCAGAAAAGTTTTGGTTTTACTTCATGCTGAGCGTTATTCACGACCTGGGCTGACTCGAGCTTGGTTGCAAAACCGTATGTGGATCAATGGTGGCCACTGCCATATTCAAATGGCTTTCAGAACAAACGAGATGCCAGTCCATGCCCCCAAGAAACTTGGTCAAGCACTCAAAGAACGTGTTCAGGTCTTACAGGCCGAAATTCAAAAATACACGTCTCGCAAGGTGCACCACACGCCATACTACTCACCTGATTCTCCTTATAAGGGCGATTTTCATCGCCTGGCACGACGACTATGTGGCAAATCCATTGGACTTGTTCTTGGCGGAGGCGGTGCTCGAGGCATCACTCAAATTGGTATCATCCGAGCCATGGAAGAAGCCGGAATTCCTATTGATCTCGTTGGAGGAACTTCGATCGGTGCTTTTGTTGGCGCTCTGTACGCCAGGCATGCTGATGTTGTGCCTATGTTTGGGTTTGCCAAGAAATTTGCTGGGCGAATGGCCAGTCTATGGCGGTTTGCTCTTGATCTGACGTATCCCTCTGCATCTTACACCACAGGACACGAGTTCAACCGTGGTATCTTCAAGGCTTTAGGCGATACGCAGATGGAAGATTTCTGGCTCGAATATTACTGCAACACAACCAATATCAGTAAGAGTCGAGCGGAATTCCACACCAGTGGGTACGCGTGGAGATACATCAGAGCGTCCATGTCCCTTGCGGGGTTACTCCCACCTCTGTGCGATGAGGGCAGTATGCTACTGGATGGCGGCTACATTGACAATTTGACCGTGTCGCACATGAAGGGTCTCGGAGTTGACATAATTTTTGCCATTGATGTAGGTGCTTTGGACGATGACACGCCGCAAACGTATGGTGATTCACTTTCTGGTGCATGGGCTTTTGTGAACCGATGGAATCCATTTTCGTCACACCCGAACCCGCCAACTCTTGCGGAGATTCAAGGACGACTGGCATATGTGTCGAGTGTTGATGCTTTGGAACGTGCAAAAACGATGGCTGGATGCATTTACATGCGTCCACCAATCGATGACTATGGAACTCTTGACTTCCACAAATTCGATGAATTGTACCAACTGGGTTACAAGTATGGGCAGGAGTTTTTTAACAAGATGAAAGAGCAAGGAGTCTTGCCTTTAGTAGAAGAGAcggaggccaagaaggcgTTGAGACGTACAATGGCACCAAGACGAGCGAGCATCTAA